GACGGACATGGGCTGGCCCGATGCATCGAACTGGAAACCACCGTTCTCCGGGAGGACTCGTACGGTGCCGGGCTGCACCTGGGTCTCGTACCGGATTTCCGCGCGGTAGATGGCGCCCTGCCGCTCCAGGCCCGCGAGCGAGCCGAAGTCACAGTCTGGCATCACCAGTGTCTCCGGCGCGTTGCACGCCGCCTGGGACGTCTGCGCGGGACAGGACTCGAAGGCCCCGGGGTCCACCCATTCCCCCAGCTCCGGAAGCACCTCCCAGGGGCCGTTGTAGGCCGGTGGCGTGGGCCCCGGTGGCGTGGGGTCCGAGGAGGAGCATGCGGACAACGAAACGGCGCAAACAATCGCCAGCAGCGGGCGCGCGGCACGAACAGACATGAGGTGCAGCCTCTGGAGGAGGAGAATGGGCGCCCGCATCGTTTCGCGGGCGCCCTGTGTTCAGCATAGAAGCCATCGCGAGCGCCGCGAAGTGGCGCCCTCTGCTGGCTCACGGCTCGTTGAAGATGAGCAGCCCGCGCGACGTATCGACGACGTAGACGTACCCATCCCCGGGCACGCGGATGCCAATGGCGCCCTCGAAGGCGCCGTCCGCCCGGTGCGGGTCCGTCTCCCTGAAGGTGTTGAAGTGCGCCACCTGCCGGGGCTGGGTGGGGTTGGCCACGTCCAGCACGCGCACGCCCTCGTGGTACCAGGCGACGTACAGCCGCTCGCCCTTGAGAATCATGTTGTGGATGGAGGTGGAGTACCGCATGCGGTGCTCGCCAATCTTCACGATGTTCGCCGGGTCGGTGACGTCCAGTACGCGCAGATGCGAACTCGGCGACGAGCCGCATCCCGCCGGACGACTCGGCTTCGCCGCGCCGCTCCGCCCGCTCGGCCTCGAAGGTGCCCATGCTCCGGGTGGAGGACCGGGGCGTCTCCGTGCAACGGACATAGCAGCCGGTGATGACGTCGGGCCTGGGCGTCTCACAGCCCGCCAACGAGACGACGCGCTCTCCGGTGTAGGGATTCGACTGTCTGCCGGAGAGGAAGAAGGTGCCGCCGGTCGTCTTCCGCGTGGTGACGGGAATGCCCATGACCTTGTCGGGACCCCCATCCGCGAAGAGCTGGAAGGCGGCGGTGCCCGGCGTGACGGACGTGCCCCATCCGCGAGCCGCCTTTCCGACCGCCCGTCGCCCACATAGATGCCGTGTTGCTCCACCGCGGCGAGCTGGTCCGCGTTGCAGGACGACATGTCGAAGTTCGCCGGATCCGCGCAGGCCTCGAGGCTGGGGTTCTCCACGGTGAACCGGCACGCGGAGAACGCTCCCCGGTCAATCCAGTCACCCGGGTCGTCCAGCACGGTGTAGCCCCCATCCCAGGGCGCCTCGGGCCCCGCGTCCGTTCCGGCGTCCTCGGAACCCGCGTCCGTGCCGGAGTCCGTGGGCTGCTGCCCCGCGTCGGGAATGGGCGGAGGCGGGTCGTCATCACAGCCAGTGGTGGCGGACAGCAGCAGGATCAGGACGGACAGCAGGACCCATCCCGGGCGAAGCGGGGACGTCATGGAGGCACCTCATGGGGAAATGCGAGGCACTGCGGGGATGGCTGTCCCGCACCTGCACGCAGGCATACGCCCGTCATGGCGTTCCCGATTCGAGATGATTGCCAGATGAACGCCAAAGGACGGGCAATGCAGCGGTTGCTTGTTTCGGGGCGGGAAATGGTCCTGGCCTTGCGGGCGCGCGGCGCCTCGGCGCACGGCATGAATTGTCTTTCATTGCGGACGCGGCGGGAGTTCCACCTTCCGCCACCGCACGCCCGGCCGGGGTAGGGTGTGAGGCCACAGGAGGGTCGCGGTGGGAGGGAAACTGAGTCCGGGCATCTACCGGGTCCACAAGCCGGTGGGCGCCACGAGCTTCTCGGTGGTGCAGCGGTTCATGGAGGAGGCGAAGGCCGTGCAGCCGGGCAAGCGGATACCGGTGTGCCACGGCGGGACGTTGGACCCCTTCGCGGAAGGGCTGCTGCTGGTGTTGGTGGGGCAGGCGCCGCGCCTGTTCGAGCTGCTGCACGCCGTGCCCAAGGTCTACGAGGCCGAGGTCGTCTGGGGTACGGAGACGGACACGGGGGACCTGCACGGCCGGCCCGTCCTCCAGGGAGACACGGCGGCGCTGACGCCCGGGGCCCTGGACGCGGCGCTGGCGTCCTTCGTGGGCTGGCGGGAGCAGGTGCCTCCGGCCACCAGCGCGAAGAAGGTGGGGGGCGAGCCTGCCTACCGGAAGGCGCATCGGGGAGAAGCCGTGGAGCTACCGCCCTCGCGCGTGTACCTGCACGCCGCGCGCTGGCTGTCCCATGACCTGCCGCGCGCCAGCCGCCTGTGGCTGAGCTGCCGTGGGGGCTACTACGTGCGCTCGCTGGCCCGCGACGTGGGGCGCGCGCTGGGCTGCGGGGCGCACCTGTCCACCCTGCGGCGCACGGCGATTGGGCCGTGGGAGGACCCGGGGCTGGGGCAGCGGGTGTGGCTGCACGGACGCGACCTGTTGCCCTGGGCCCGCGTGCGGACGCTCACGGACGCGGAGGTGGGCGAGCTGCGCCGCGAGCGCCCCGTCCCAGCGAGCGGCCTCCAG
This portion of the Myxococcus xanthus genome encodes:
- the truB gene encoding tRNA pseudouridine(55) synthase TruB — encoded protein: MGGKLSPGIYRVHKPVGATSFSVVQRFMEEAKAVQPGKRIPVCHGGTLDPFAEGLLLVLVGQAPRLFELLHAVPKVYEAEVVWGTETDTGDLHGRPVLQGDTAALTPGALDAALASFVGWREQVPPATSAKKVGGEPAYRKAHRGEAVELPPSRVYLHAARWLSHDLPRASRLWLSCRGGYYVRSLARDVGRALGCGAHLSTLRRTAIGPWEDPGLGQRVWLHGRDLLPWARVRTLTDAEVGELRRERPVPASGLQPADWTLPPGFPDPEAPIRGFHQGCLAFLLRERDGALWSELELRGGL